The Streptomyces sp. NBC_00459 DNA segment CCGTGCAGGATTCCGCCTTCCTGAAGGCGTGCAGACGCGAGCCGGTGCCGCACACACCCGTGTGGTTCATGCGCCAGGCCGGGCGCTCCCTGCCCGAGTACCACAAGGTCCGTGCGGGCATCCCCATGCTGGAGTCCTGCACCCGGCCCGAGCTGGTCGCCGAGATCACCCTCCAGCCGGTGCGCCGGCACAAGGTGGACGCGGCGATCTACTTCAGCGACATCGTCGTCCCCCTCAAGGCCATCGGTATCGACCTCGACATCAAGCCCGGCGTCGGCCCGGTCGTCGAGAAGCCGATCCGCACCCGCGCGGACCTCGCCCAGCTCCGCGACCTCACCCCCGAGGACGTCCCGTACGTCACCGAGGCCATCGGCCTGCTCACCCGCGAGCTCGGCTCCACCCCGCTGATCGGCTTCGCCGGCGCGCCCTTCACCCTCGCGAGCTATCTCGTCGAGGGCGGCCCGTCGCGGACGTACGAGAACGCCAAGGCGATGATGTACGGCGACCCGAAGCTCTGGGCCGACCTCCTCGACCGCCTCGCCGAGATCACGGCAGCCTTCCTCAAGGTCCAGATCGAGGCGGGCGCCAGCGCCGTCCAGCTGTTCGACTCCTGGGCCGGCGCCCTCGCCCCGGCCGACTACCGCCGCTCGGTCCTCCCCGCCTCCCGGAAGGTCTTCAAGGCCGTCGAGGGGTACGGCGTGCCGCGCATCCACTTCGGCGTCGGCACCGGCGAGCTGCTCGCCCCCATGAGCGAGGCCGGTGTGGACGTCATGGGCGTCGACTATCGCGTTCCGCTCGACGAGGCCGCCCGCCGGATCGGCCCCGGCAAGGCGCTCCAGGGCAACCTCGACCCGACGGTCCTGTTCGCCTCCACGGAGGCCGTCGAGGCCAAGACCCGCGAGGTCCTCGACGCCGCGAAGGGCCTGGAGGGCCACATCTTCAACCTCGGCCACGGCGTCATGCCGAACACGCCACCGGACGCCCTGACGCGCCTGGTGGAGTACGTCCACACGAACACCGCCCGCTGAGTCGCCGGTCGGCGCCCGTCACCACGTGTGCCGTGCCTGCCTGCCCCACAGCAGGCGGCCCGGCTCGGGCGGCGGCGGGGTGCCGGCCCTGAGCGGCCAGGCGAGCAGCATGCCCGCGAGGAAGCCGACGACGTGGGCGGCGTACGCCACGGTGCCGGCCTCGGCGACGCCCTCGCCCGACGAGTACACCGCCTGCAGCACGAACCAGAAGCCCAGCACCAGCCAGGCCGGCAGCCGCAGCGGCAGGAAGACCAGGAAGGGCACCAGGACCCAGACCCTGGCTTTGGGGAACAGCACCAGATAGGCGCCCAGGACACCGGCGATCGCCCCGGAGGCGCCGATCAGGGGGTCGCCCGAGTCGGCGTTGAGAAGCGCGAAACCGTACGACGCCGCGTAACCGCAGACGACGTAGAAGAGCGCGTACCGCACATGCCCGAGGCGGTCCTCGATGTTGTTGCCGAAGATCAGCAGGAACAGCATGTTGCCCAGCAGATGCAGCCAGCCGCCGTGCAGGAACATCGCCGTGAACACGGAGAGCACGGGGGACTTGTCGTAGCCGGGCGGGCCGATCACACAGCCCGGCCCTCCGGTGCCGACACCGACGTCGCCCGTCGGCACCAGGCGCGGCAGTTGATGGTGGATCAACTCCTGTGGCACGGCGGCGTACTGGTCCAGGAAGGCCTGGAGATGGCACAACTGTGCCAGGCCGCTCTCGCCCGTCACCGAGCCCGCTGTGCCGGGCATGGAGAGGAACACGAGGACGTTGGCGGCGATCAGCGCGTACGTGACCCAGGGGGTGCGACTTGCGGGGTTCACGTCATGGACGGGGATGACCACAAGGAAGTACTGCCCGGGATGCGTCTCGCGAATCGGTGAACGCGGCTGTCCGTGTGTCCGTATCTGTCCTCAACGTCCGCGGCACGACGAAGGCGCGCCGCGGGGACGACGTGAGGAACAGGCGATGAACGACCGAGTTACTCCTCCGATGCAGTCGGTGCAGGCTCTGCCGAACGGCGAGGCCGAACTCGCGCTGGTGGTCCACCTGCCATGGGAGGACGTGGCCCGGCTCGGCCAGGAGGCGGGGCGGCTGGCCACGCAGATGCAGCGGCCGGTGTCGCTCGACGAGGCCGTGAGCCATCGGCTGCGGTCCAGTGGGCTCGGCGCCCACGCGAAGCCGGCCCAGGCTCAGCAGGCGCCGTCGGTCTCGGCGTCGGCGTCCGTGTCCGCGTTGCCGTCCCGGCCGCCGGGGGAGCAGGCTCGGCAGGCCATCGATCGGATCAACGGGACCGCGTAGCGCCATGGGGGTACCTGCGGATCGCCGGGTGCCGGCCGCCGTGGCTGGTCGCGCCCACGCGGCGGAGCCGCAAATCGATACAGCCCCGCGCCCCTGGGTGTGTGGCCTGCTCCCCTGTTAGGAAGTGCCCGCGCGTACCGCTGTGGTCGCTTTCCTGGCCGCTACCAGTACCGGGTCCCAGACCGGGGAGAACGGTGGGGCGTAGCCCAGGTCCAGGGCTGTCATCTGTTCGACCGTCATGGATGCCGTGAGGGCCACCGCCGCGATGTCGACCCGCTTCGCGGCGCCCTCGCGGCCGACGATCTGGACGCCGAGGAGACGGCCCGTGCGGTGTTCGGCGAGCATCTTCACCGTCATCACGGCCGCGCCCGGGTAGTAGCCCGCGCTGTTCGTCGACTCGATGGTGACCGACACGAACCGGAGGCCCGCCCGGCGTGCGTCCTTCTCCAGTAGGCCGGTGCGGGCGATCTCCAGGTCGCAGACCTTGCTCACGGCGGTTCCGACCACGCCGGGGAAGGTCGCGTAGCCGCCGCCCGCGTTCGCGCCGATGACCTGGCCGTGCTTGTTGGCGTGCGTGCCGAGAGGGATGTGCCGTTCCTGGCCGGAGACGAGGTCCAGGACCTCGACACAGTCGCCGCCGGCCCAGATGTTCTCGTGCCCGCGCACCCGCATCGCCAGGTCGGTGAGCAGGCCCCCGTGGTCGCCCACGGGGAGCCCTGCCGCCCGTGCGAGCGTCGTCTCGGGGCGGACGCCGATGCCGAGCACGACCACGTCCGCCGGATACTCGGCGTCCTCCGTGGCGACCGCGCGCACCCTGCCGTCGTCGCCGGTGAGCAGCCTGGTGACCTCGGCGTCGTTCACCATGGTGATGCCCAGGCCCTCCATCGCCTCGTGCACCAGGCGGCCCATGTCCGGGTCGAGCGTGGACATCGGTTCCTTGCTGCGGTTGACGACCGTCACCTCGTAGCCGCGCTTGACGAGCGCCTCGGCCATCTCCACGCCGATGTACCCCGCGCCGACCACGACCGCACGGCGGCCCCCGGTGGTGGCCAGGGTGTCCAGGAGCGCCTGGCCGTCGTCCAGGGTCTGTACGCCGTGCACCCCGGGGGCGTCCATGCCCGGCAGGGAGGGGCGGATCGGACGGGCGCCCGTGGCGATCACCAGTTTGTCGTACGACGTCCATGACTCGGCGCCCGTTTCCAGGTCACGGGCGCGCACCCGGCCGCCCGGGACGTCGATCTCCATGGCCTCCGTGCGCATGCGCAGGTCGATGTCACGGGCCCGGTGCTCCTCGGCCGAGCGGGCGATCAGCATGTCCCGGTCCGGGACGTCGCCGCTCACCCAGTAGGGGATCCCGCACGCCGAGTAGGAGGTGAAGTTGCCGCGTTCGAACGCCACGATCTCCAGTTCGTCGGGTTCTCTGAGCCGGCGTGCCTGCGACGCGGCGGACATGCCCGCCGCGTCGCCGCCGATCACCACCAGACGCTCGGTCCCACGCTTCGTGTCGCTCGTACGGCCGTCACTCATGCTCATACGAACACGCTACGGGGACCTGACATTTCACTCCTGGTCGGACCTGGTCGGCCAGGGGCAGCCGGAGTCAGTCCTGTTCAGCCTCCTCCGGGCCCTTCGACGGCACCGGAGGGGCCGTCGGCAGGGTCGCCGTCGGCGCCGGGCCCGCGGCTGTCACCGGGGCGCGGTGGTGCTCCCGGCGGGGACGGGCGAAGCGCAGCCACACGAACACCAGCAGGACCGCCACGGCGGCGAACGGCAGTACCGCGGCGAGGGCCACCACGATCCAGCGCAGCATCGACACGAACGCGTCCCAGCCGCCCGCGAGTGCGTCCAGGACGCCGGGGTCGTCGTTCTCCTCGGACGCCTCGGCCGGCTTCTCGGACAGGGAGAGGTTGATCGTGGCCAGGGAGGTGCGGTCCTTGAGGGAGGCCTGGCGGGCGAGCAGCGACTCCAGGTCGGCCTGACGGCGGCTCAACTCGCCCTCCAGGGTGACCACATCGGAGAGTTTGGTGGCCTTGTCCATCAGCTCACGGATGCGGTTCACGCTGGCGCGCTGTGTGGTGATGCGGCTCTCCACGTCGACGACCTGGTCCGTGACGTCCTTCGACTCGGCCTCCCGGTGCAGAAGCTTGCCGGTGCCCTCCAGGGCGGCGAGGACCCGCTCGTACTCGGCGACGGGCACCCGCAGGACGACGTCGGTGTTCTCGCCGCCCTCCTCCTCGTCCAGGGTCGTCGTCTCGCTCCCGACGAAACCGCCCGCGTTCGCGGTGACGGTGCGGACCTTGGCCAGGGCCTTCGACACGTCCTTGACCTGCACGGAGACGGACACGGTACGGATGATGTGCGGACCGGCGGCCGCCTGGGGCGCCGCACTGGCCTGGGCGCCCGGCTTGCTGTCGGACCCGGCCTGCTCCTCCAGGGCGCCCGCAGCGGCCTTGTCCGCACCGCCGTTCGAGTCGCTGGTCGTGCCTGCGTCGGCGCCCGTGCCGCTGCATCCGGTGAGCGCGAGGGCCGCGGCGAGGAGCAGGCCCGACAGGGCCTGAACAGGTCGTGCGGAGCGCCGTGTACGGCGCGGGTGTGTGTGCAGGGTGTTCATCTTGCGGATCCCCCCGAGGGCTGTCGTTGGACCGTCTTGGACGGTTCTGGACTGTCTTGGGACGTCGTGGTGCACGACTGACGTTCCTTCGACGCCCGAAGGGGTCGGGACGTTGGCCGGTTACGGTCCCGATGAGGTCACGGTCGGGACTCGTGCCGGACACCCGGGGGCGGCGGGCGCCGACGGGAGTGTCAGTGGGGTCTGGCAAGGTGGTGGCATGAGCGCAGTGGAGGCCCGCGCGGGTGCCGGGCATGTCGTCGTCATCGGGGGCGGGATCGCGGGTCTGGCCGCCGCACACCGGCTGCTGGACCGGGGCGTGCGGGTCACGCTCCTGGAGGCGTCCGACCGCGTCGGCGGCAAGCTCCTGCCCGGCGAGATCGCGGGCGCACGGGTCGATCTCGGCGCCGAGTCGATGCTCGCCCGCAGACCCGAAGCCGTCGCGCTCGCCCGCGAGGTGGGCCTCGACGACCGCCTCCAGCCGCCCGCCACCTCGACGGCCTCGATCTGGACCCGGGGCGCCCTGCGGCCGTTTCCCAAGGGACACGTCATGGGCGTTCCCGGCAATGCCTCGGCCCTGGCCGGTGTCCTCTCGGACGAGGGGCTCGCCCGTATCGGGCGTGACGCAGACCTGCCGCGCACGGAGGTCGGGGACGACGTGGCGGTGGGGGAGTTCGTCGCCGCGCGCCTCGGCCGCGAGGTCGTCGACCGGCTCGTGGAACCGCTGCTGGGCGGGGTGTACGCGGGCGACGCGTACCGCATCTCGATGCGCTCGGCCGTGCCCCAGCTCTTCGAGGTGGCCAAGAAGCATGTGTCCCTGACGGAGGGCGTGCGCGGCATCCAGGCCCGGATGGCCGCCGCTCCCCAGCAGGGCGGGCCGGTCTTCATGGGCATCCAGGGAGGCGTGGGCCAACTGCCGCTCGCCGTCGCGGAGTCGGTGCGCGCGCGGGGCGGCGAGATCGTCACCGGGGCACCGGTGACCGAGCTGCGCCGGACGGCCGGGACATCGGCGGCGTGGCGGGTCGTCGCGGGGGAGCGGGTGTACGACGCCGACGGGGTGGTCGTCGCCGTACCGACCCCGGTGGCCGCCGGACTGCTGCGCGCCGAGGCACCGGCCGCCGCCGCCGAACTCGCGGGCGTGGAGTACGCCTCGATGGCCCTGATCACCCTGGCCTACCGCCGCGGCGAGGTCAGCCTCCCCGAGGGCAGCGGGTTCCTGGTGCCGCCCGTCGACGGACGCACCATCAAGGCGTCGACGTTCGCCTCCCAGAAGTGGGGCTGGATCGCGGAGGAGAACCCGGACCTGCTGGTCCTGCGGACCTCCGTGGGGCGGTACGCCGAGACGGAGATCCTCCGGCGCCCCGACACCGACCTGGTGGCCGTCTCACGCCACGACCTCCAGGAGGCGACCGGACTGACGGCGGCCCCTGTCGAGACCCGCGTCACCCGCTGGGACGACGGCCTGCCCCAGTACCCCGTCGGCCACCACGCGCGCGTGGACCGCATCCGCGAACACATCGCCAAGCTCCCGGGACTCGCCGTGTGCGGCGCGGCGTACGACGGGGTCGGCATCCCGGCCTGCATCGCGAGCGCGTACGCGGCGGTGGACGCGCTGGAGGCCGACCCGGTGCGAAGCGCGACCGACGGAGCGGGAGAATAGGCACATGAGTGACGACGCCCCCACCACCGACGCGGCCCGCATCCCGAACAAGGGCAAGCTGGCCAAGGACCTCAACGAGGTCATCCGCTACACCCTGTGGTCCGTCTTCAAGCTGAAGGACGTCCTGCCCGAGAACCGCACGGGCTACGCCGACGAGGTCCAGGAGCTGTTCGACCAGCTCGCCGCGAAGGACGTGACCGTCCGCGGCACGTACGACGTTTCGGGGCTGCGCGCCGACGCCGACCTGATGATCTGGTGGCACGCCGAGACCGCCGACCAGCTCCAGGAGGCGTACAACCTCTTCCGCCGCACCAAGGTGGGCCGCGCCCTGGAGCCGGTGTGGTCGAACATGGCGCTGCACCGCCCCGCCGAGTTCAACCGCTCGCACATCCCCGCGTTCCTCGCCGACGAGACGCCCCGGAACTACATCAGCGTCTACCCGTTCGTGCGTTCGTACGACTGGTATCTGCTGCCCGACGAGGACCGTCGCCGGATGCTCGCCGACCACGGCAAGATGGCCCGCGGCTTCCCGGACGTGCGCGCCAACACGGTCGCCTCGTTCTCCCTCGGCGACTACGAGTGGCTGCTGGCCTTCGAGGCCGACGAGCTGTACCGCATCGTCGACCTCATGCGCCACCTGCGCGCCTCCGAGGCCCGTATGCACGTCCGCGAAGAGGTCCCGTTCTACACGGGACGCCGCAAGGAGATCGGCGAGCTGATCGCCGGTCTCGCCTGACGGCGCCACCGCTGCTTCAGGCTGCTTTTCCCTTGCCGGAACGGCCGCCTGGGGCCGCAGGCCGTGGCTCCGCGTGCGGGGCGCACTCCGCGTTCCGACCCGGCAGGCGGCCCACCAGCAGATACGCGTCCAGGTGGGCGTTGACGCACTGGTTCGGGCCGCCCGCGATGCCGTGCGTGCCCGCGCCCCGCTCGGTCACCAGGGCCGAGCCGGACAGCCGGCGCCGCAGTTCGAGCGCGCCCGCGTACGGTGTCGCCGCGTCCCGTTCGGCCGCCAGGATCAGTACCGGCGGCAGTTCACCGGGCCCGGTCCGCACGTCGAGGGGTGTCTGCCGGGGCTCCGGCCAGTAGGCGCACGGCAGATTCATCCACGCGTTGTCCCAGGTCTCGAAGGGCGCCGTGCGCGCGAGCCGCGTGTTGTCCCGGTCCCAGACCTGCCAACTCGTCGGCCAGGGCGCGTCGTTGCACTCGACGGCCGTGTACACGGCGTTGCCGTTCTCCGCCTCGACGGCCGCCTCCGTCACCGGTGCCGCCTGGTCGATCAGCGGCTGCGGATCACCCTTCAGGTAGGCGGACAGTGCGTGGGCGCGGTGCGGCCAGTAGTCGTCGTAGTACCCGGCCTGCAGGAACGCGCCCTGCAACTGCCCCGGCCCCACCTTCCCGCCGGCCGGCTCGGCGGCGAGCCGGGCCGCCGCCCTGTCGTAACTCCGCAGCACCGCCTCCGGCGTGGCGCCCAGCCCGTACACGTCGTCGTGCCGGGCGACCCACGCCCGGAAGTCCGCCCAGCGGCTCTCGAACGCGGCCGACTGGTCGAGGTTGTTGCGGTACCAGATCCCGGCCGGGTCCGGGTTCACCGCCGAGTCGAACACCATCCGCCGTACGTGCGAGGGGAACAGCGTCGCGTACAGCGCCCCGAAGTACGTGCCGTACGAAGCGCCCATGAACGTCAGCCGGTCCTCGCCGAGTGCGGCGCGCAGGACGTCCAGGTCACGGGCGTTGTTGAGGGAGTGGTAATGGCGCAGCGCGTCGCCCGAGCGCTCGGCGCACCCGCGCGCGTACGCCTTCGCCTCGGCGACCCGCTCCATCTTGTACGACTCCGACGGGTGCACCGGTGCCGGCGTGGGTCCCTTGAAGAAGAGCTTCGGGTCCTTGCAGGACAGCGGCGCCGACCGGCCCACCCCGCGCGGGGCGTATCCGACCAGGTCGTACGCCCCCGCGATGCGCTTCCACTCCGGGATGACACCGATCATCGGGAAGAACATGCCGGAGGCGCCGGGGCCGCCCGGGTTGTAGACGAGGGCACCCTGGCGCTCCACCTTGTGCTCGGGGTCGCGAGGGTTCTTGCCGGTCGCCTCGGCCCGGCTGACGGTGAGCTTGATCTGCTTGCCGTCGGGGTGCGCGTAGTCCAGCGGCACGGTGACGGTGCCGCAGCGCACGGTGTCCGGCAGTTCCTCCTCCTCCGCGCACTTGCCGAAGCTGATACCGGCCGCCCCGGCGCGCGCGGCGGCCAGCACGGAACCCCGGAACTCGGCCGAACCGGGACCTCCCGGTAGGCCGGGCCGGCCCGGGGCGCTGTCCGCCGGGGCGGCGGCCAGGGTGGTCAACAGCAAGGACCCGGCAGCAGAGTAGAGGGCGGCAGCTCGCATCGCGTATCCCTTCGGTGGCAACAGAAGGGATGTTTCGGGCGCCGGTAGGTGAAGGCAAGCACCGTCCGCCCGGTGTCGCCGCGAGCACTCCTATGCGCCCCCGCACACACCCCCGGGGCGCCGGGGCGCGGGTCAGCGAAGCCGTTCGCGCAGGATGTCCTGGGGCTCCCGGTGCGCGAAGGCCGCGCGCAGGTCGGCGTCGACGGCGCGGACCCCGAGGACGGCGACAGAGGTGAGGTACGTGTGTTCGTCGTCGGTTGCGGTGTGGAGGGCGGTGGCCCTGGTCCGTCGGGTCAGGGCGGTGAGCAGCCGTTGTCCGGCCGGTGACGCCCAGCGTGAGTAGGGGTGGACCTCGATCCGGGCGATGGCGAGGCAGCTGAGGGTGAGGACGAGGGGGAGCGCGAACCAGAGGGCGACCAGGTCGCGCGGGACGGCACCCCGCCCGGGCGCCAGCAGGGCCACCGCGCCCAGCGCGACGACGGCCAGTGCGGCGGCCCGTACCTGACGGACCGCGAACGCGATTCCGCGCCGGGCGCCGTCGGGCACGGCCAGGCCCGCCGCGACGAGCCGGTCCGCGAGCCTCCGTACGGCCTCCGTGCCGGCCGCGGCCGTCCGTACCGGAGTGATGCGCGACTGGCCCTCCGGCCCGATGGCGCCTATCACCGACCGTTCCATCTCGTCGCGCCCGCTCGGGTCCACGACGGTCGCCCAGCCGGTGTGGGCGAGCAGCAGCCGCCGTTGGCGGGCCATCGACACCAGCGTGAGATCGGCGACCCGTGCCGGTCCGCCGGACAGGAACGCGGCCTCGTACAGCGTCAGGTCACGCCCGCGACCGCCGGGGCCCGCGTCCGGATCGACGGCCGCCGCGTGTACGGCGGCCAGGCACAGCCGGATGCACGCCGTACCGGCGGCGATCCAGGCCAGCAGCAGGAGGAAGGACCAGAACATGCCGTTGTTCTATGCGAAGGGTGCCTGGAACGCCATGGGCTTTCAGGATATGGACGAGGTATGGCCGGTACGTGACGTATGCGCGGTGGCCGGTTCAGGCCGCCTCGGACGGTCCTGCGGCCTCCGGTGGCGGGCTGGTCGCGGGCGGCGGCAGCGGATAGGTCGCGACCGGCGAGGGCGTCACCGGCACGGCGGACGCGGGGGCGGTCGTCGGGCCGGGCGGGGCCGGGGAGTTGGTGAGCGGCGGGGTGCTCGCGGCGGCCATGTCCTGGGCGAGGGCGTCGAAGTCGACGTATCCCGTGGCCTCCAGGACCTGGATGTGGTCGAGGACGGTCCTGTTCGCGTCGTCGGCCAGGGTGCGGACGAGGGAGTTGCGGGTGCTCGCGCGGACCTGCGCGACGACGGAGAACACCTTGCCGTGCGCCATCCGCAGCAGGTTGGCGAACTCGCGGTCGAAGTCCTCGCCGTGGGCCGCGTCCATGGTGCTGAGCCACCCGCGCTGCTGCTCGCTCGGCTGGTTGGGCAGTTCGAAGCTGAGCCGCGAGGCCACGTCCCGGACCCGCTCGTCGAGGAAGGTGTGCCCCTCGATCAGATGCCGGCCCGCGATCCGTACGGCCTCGGTGGTGCCGCGTTCCTGGGCCTGCTGACCGGCGGGCAGTTCCCACAGCCCCGCCAGCCGTACCTTGGTGAGGAACTCGCGGTCGAGCGCGGACAGCGGACCGAACCGTGTCGACACGGTCTGCGCGTTGAGCACGTCCACGCCGGTTCCGGAACGGTCCGTGTACGACCAGACCGGGAAGATCAGTGCCAGGAGGGTCGCCGCCAGACCCGCGACGAGGAGCCCGGTGCCACCGAGACCGGGACGTTGGACGGATCGCATGGCACCTCCTGCTTGCGGCACCGCACGCTGATGCGCTTCGGGCACGGAGTTCGCATCGTACTGCGGGCCCCGCACCGGCTGCGGTACGAGAGGAGACGGTTCCGGGGGGAGCGGGCGGACGCCGTATGAGGGAACGCGAGCCCTGTGCACATCATACGAAACGCCAACAAACCGGACGGCGAATTGTCGCGCAATGGGTGGCACTGTCAACCCCCGCACGGTTTGCGGGGGTTGAGGCATAGGTGCCCGTTCGGTGGCGGGGTGTGGAACGGCGTACGCGGGGGAGTGACGTTCGTCGCTCGGTGCCCCCGTGCGTCAGCGGCGCAGGAGCACGCGTCGGGTGGCCCGGGCCAGCCGGGCCGTGGGGCGCTGGGAGCGCGGGGCCGGACCCGAGCGGTCGAGCCACCACTCGCGCAGCCGACGCAGGCGCTCCGTGTCCTCGGGGGTCTCGGCGCTCCCGGGCTGCCCGCCGAACAGCAGATACGCGGCGAAGTCCAGGGCGTCGTGCCGGTAACCGTCGGACATGGGGTGCCCGTGCGCGTACGCGAGGAAGGCGGGCCGGTATCCGGCCCCGAGGATCTCGGGCAGTTCGGGGGCGACCTTCGCCACGACATCGGCCCGCTTGGCCCCGAGCGCCCGCGACTGCACCCCGAGCCGTACCCGGTCGAACCCCTCCGGCGCGGGCGTCCCCGCGACGAGCGCGGAGAGCAACGCGGTCTGCGCGAGGGCGAGGCGCTGGCGGGCGGGGGTGGAGTCGGGTGCCTGGTCGGGTTCGGCCACCGATGCGTCTGCCGTCGCCGAAGCCGTCGCCTGCGTGGTCGCCGTCTCCGAGGGTGCGGCCACGTCCAACGCCCTGCGGATCGCGGCCAGTTCCCGCTCCAGCTCGCCCGCCTCGGGGAAGTTGTCGTCCCGCTCCAGCAGGACGCCGGGCGGGGTGACCCGGGAGGCGAGGTCCGTGAGGATGTCGAGGACCTGGGGCGGGACCGGGTGGGCGTGGCTGTCGTGCCAGACGCCGTCCCGTTCGAAGCCGCCCGCGACATGGACATACGCGATGGCCTCGACGGGCAGTTCGGCCAGGGCCTTCGCCGGGTCCTCACCCCGGTTGACGTGGTTCGTGTGCAGGTTGGCGACATCGATGAGGAGGCGTACGCCGGTCCGGTCCGCCAGTTCGTACAGGAACTGGCCCTCCGTCAGCTCCTCGTCGGGCCAGGCGAGGAGCGCGGCGATGTTCTCGACGGCGAGCGGCACCGGCAGTGCCGCCTGTGCGATGCGGACGTTCTCGCACAGCACGTCGAGCGCGTCCCGGGTGCGGGGGACGGGCAGCAGGTGCCCGGCCTCCAGCAGCGGGGACGCGGTCAGCGGGCCGCCGGCCCGGACGAACGCGATGTGCTCGGTGACCAGCGGCGAGCCCAGCGCCTCGGCGCGCTCGGCGAGCGCGGTGAGCTGGTCCTCGGCGGGCCGGTCCGCGCCGCCGAGGCCCAGGGAGACTCCGTGCGGGACGACCGTCACGCCGCGCTCGCGCAGCCGCAGCAGCGACTCGGGGAGATGCCCCGGGCACAGGTTCTCGGCCACGGCCTCGACCCAGTCGATGCCCGGCATGGCTTCCACGGCGTCCGCGATCTCCGGCCGCCATCCGATGCCCGTACCCAGTCTCCCCGGTCGCTTCATGGTCTGTCCCCTTCTCCGACCTTCTCGGTCCACGGAGTGATGGCCCGGGTTCCCGGGGTCGAACCCCTCCCCGGCGACCTTCAGAGCAACATTTGAGCTTGCGCCCGCCGGTTCCGGTCGGCCTACTGGCCCTGGGCGAGCTTGTTGGGGTCCGGGGCCTCCGGCCGGTTGGTGTTGATCGTGCCGGGTGCTGGCGGCGACGGCTTGGAGGACAACACGGGGTTGCCGGTCGGCTCCACGGCGGGCGCGATGGGCGGCACCACTCCGGGGGACGGCGGCGGCGGACCGGTCGGGCTGGCGCTGGGTCCGGCGGCCTTCTCGGCGATCTTCTGGAAGTCGATCTTGCCGGTCTTCTCCAGGATCGTGATGTGGTCGAGCACGGTCTGGTTGGTGTCCGAGGCCAGTTGACGCACGAGAGTGTTGCGGGTCTGGTTCCGCACCGTCGCGATGACCGGGAGGATGTTGCCGTGCGCCTGCCGCAGGAGGTTCGCCCAGACCTCGTCGTAGTCCGCGGCCGAGGCCGCCGTCATCTGGTCCAGGAAGCCCTGCTGCTGCGCGTTCGGCTGGTTGGGGATCGGGACACCGAGCTGCTGGGAGACGCTCCTCGCACGTTTGTCGAGGTCGTTGTGGCCCGTGATCAGGTGCTGGGCCGCCTCCCGGACGGCGGGATTGCTGGACTTCGTCATCGCCTGTTGCCCCGCGGGCAGTTCCCACAGCCCGGCCAGCCGGACACGCACGATGAGTTCGCGGTCCAGGGGGGTCAGCGGCCCCCACTGGGTGTTCACCGTGTCTCCGGTGATCGCGGCGGCCGTCGTGGCGTCGTTACGGTGCGGGTACGAGTAGAACACGGGGTACGCGAGCGCGCCGATGGTGCCTGCGATGGCCAGGCCGACGAGGAACGTGCCGTTCTTGCGGGGCAAGGGAGCCTCCCGGGGGAAACCCAACAGGTCGTTGGGGGACTGATACGCGGCTGGTGGGGGACGTACGTGAGGCGCGGTCAGGACACCGAACGGGCCCGGGTCGCCGTCACGTGTACACGAGTCAGATCGTGCCGTTGGCGATGGCGTCGAAGTCGACCGCGCCGGTCTTCTCCAGCATCGTGATGTGGTCGAGCACGGTCTGGTTGGTGTCCGTCGCCAGCTGACGCACCAGCGTGTTCTCGGTCTGGTTCCGAATCGTCGCGATAGCGGGGAAGATCGTGCCGTGTGCCTTCCGCAGGAGGCTCGCCCAGACCCGGTCGAACTCCTTGCCCTGGGCCGCGTCCATCTGGGCCAGGAAGCCCTGCTGCGCCTCGTTCGGCTGGTTGGGCAACTCGACATTGAGCTGGGCGGCGACCTTCCGCACCCGCTCGTCCAGGTCGCCGTGGCCCACCAGCAGGTGGTCCGCCGCCTGCTTGACGGTGGCGCTGCTGGACTTGGCCATCGCCTTCTCTCCGGCGGG contains these protein-coding regions:
- a CDS encoding DUF4142 domain-containing protein; this translates as MPRKNGTFLVGLAIAGTIGALAYPVFYSYPHRNDATTAAAITGDTVNTQWGPLTPLDRELIVRVRLAGLWELPAGQQAMTKSSNPAVREAAQHLITGHNDLDKRARSVSQQLGVPIPNQPNAQQQGFLDQMTAASAADYDEVWANLLRQAHGNILPVIATVRNQTRNTLVRQLASDTNQTVLDHITILEKTGKIDFQKIAEKAAGPSASPTGPPPPSPGVVPPIAPAVEPTGNPVLSSKPSPPAPGTINTNRPEAPDPNKLAQGQ
- a CDS encoding DUF4142 domain-containing protein, producing the protein MPRFNHSALVIAALTTTIAALSFPVWSYADRSGTGVANTAAGTVNTQWGPLTASDRDLIVRVRLAGLWEAPAGEKAMAKSSSATVKQAADHLLVGHGDLDERVRKVAAQLNVELPNQPNEAQQGFLAQMDAAQGKEFDRVWASLLRKAHGTIFPAIATIRNQTENTLVRQLATDTNQTVLDHITMLEKTGAVDFDAIANGTI